A genomic region of Sphingobium sp. HWE2-09 contains the following coding sequences:
- the tyrS gene encoding tyrosine--tRNA ligase: protein MSNYQSDLLRLLDARGYIHQQTDAEGLDALAARQVVPGYIGFDPTAPSLHVGSLVQIMMLRRMQQAGHKPIVLMGGGTGKIGDPSFKDEARKLMTGDTIASNVASIKRVFEKFLTFGEGPTDAVMVDNADWLDRLEYIPFLRDIGQHFSVNRMLSFDSVKLRLDREQSLSFLEFNYMILQAYDFLELSRRSACRLQMGGSDQWGNIVNGVELSRRVDGTQVFGLTSPLITTADGGKMGKTMSGAVWLNADALPAYDYWQFWRNTQDADVGRFLRLFTDLPLEEIARLEKLEGAEINEAKKILAHAATAMAHSEDAATAAAETARKTFEEGASDANLPTVSLGTDGLTVVQATTALGFAPSNKEVRRKLTEGAIRVNGQVITDPAVTLQPGDKLSFGAKKHGLVIA, encoded by the coding sequence ATGAGCAACTATCAGTCCGATCTCCTCCGCCTGCTCGACGCGCGCGGCTATATCCACCAGCAGACCGATGCGGAGGGTCTCGACGCCCTTGCCGCGCGTCAGGTGGTGCCGGGCTATATCGGCTTCGATCCGACCGCACCGTCGCTCCATGTCGGCAGCCTGGTCCAGATCATGATGCTGCGCCGCATGCAGCAGGCCGGGCACAAGCCCATCGTGCTGATGGGCGGCGGCACCGGCAAGATCGGCGACCCCAGCTTCAAGGACGAAGCGCGCAAGCTGATGACCGGCGACACGATCGCGTCGAACGTCGCCAGCATCAAGCGGGTGTTCGAAAAATTCCTGACCTTTGGCGAAGGCCCCACCGACGCTGTGATGGTCGATAATGCCGACTGGCTGGACCGCCTCGAATATATCCCGTTTCTGCGCGACATCGGCCAGCATTTCTCGGTCAACCGGATGCTCAGCTTCGATTCGGTGAAACTGCGCTTGGACCGCGAACAGTCGCTCAGCTTCCTCGAATTCAACTATATGATCCTCCAGGCCTATGATTTCCTGGAGCTGTCGCGCCGATCGGCCTGTCGCCTGCAGATGGGCGGCTCCGACCAGTGGGGCAATATCGTCAACGGCGTCGAACTGTCGCGCCGGGTGGACGGCACCCAGGTCTTCGGCCTCACCAGCCCGCTCATCACCACAGCCGATGGCGGCAAGATGGGCAAGACCATGAGCGGCGCGGTCTGGCTGAACGCCGACGCCCTGCCCGCCTATGACTATTGGCAATTCTGGCGGAACACGCAGGACGCTGATGTCGGTCGTTTTCTGCGCCTCTTCACCGACCTGCCGCTGGAGGAAATCGCCCGGTTGGAAAAGCTGGAGGGTGCGGAGATCAACGAGGCGAAGAAAATCCTCGCCCACGCCGCCACCGCGATGGCTCATAGCGAAGACGCCGCCACCGCCGCCGCCGAAACCGCGCGCAAGACATTCGAGGAAGGCGCGTCGGACGCGAACCTGCCGACCGTCAGCCTGGGCACGGACGGCCTCACCGTCGTGCAGGCGACCACGGCCCTCGGCTTTGCGCCCTCCAACAAGGAAGTCCGCCGCAAGCTGACCGAAGGCGCGATCCGCGTGAACGGCCAGGTCATCACCGACCCCGCCGTCACGCTTCAGCCCGGCGACAAGCTAAGCTTCGGCGCAAAGAAGCACGGCCTGGTCATCGCCTAA
- a CDS encoding anhydro-N-acetylmuramic acid kinase, whose product MAQSTLAIGLMSGTSRDGIDAALIETDGEGVVRPVAFHAMAYDEGFRVRLAEACARAMAMERPGFEPLIASVEAELTERHVEAVADLLGRGGYIAQDVGVIGFHGHTVAHRPERGWTWQIGDGAALAGAFGIAVVGDLRSADVAAGGQGAPLMPVYHRALAAGLVRPVAVLNLGGVANITFIGSDDTLIAFDTGMASGLIDNWMQTHGGVAYDAGGACAARGRVDDARLAAMMADPWFAAPPPKSIDREQYSIDAVQDMSLEDGAATLTAFTAAAVARGVDHLPERPARIYAAGGGRHNATLMAMLAERTGAAMLPVDGLGWDGDALEAQGFAYMAVRHLAGLPISFPGTTGGSAPMTGGVLYRA is encoded by the coding sequence ATGGCGCAATCGACTTTGGCAATCGGCCTGATGTCCGGCACGTCGCGCGACGGGATCGATGCCGCGCTGATCGAGACGGATGGGGAGGGCGTGGTGCGGCCGGTCGCGTTTCACGCCATGGCCTATGATGAGGGTTTTCGCGTGCGGCTTGCCGAGGCGTGCGCGCGGGCGATGGCGATGGAGAGGCCGGGGTTTGAGCCGCTGATCGCGTCGGTCGAGGCGGAACTGACCGAGCGGCATGTGGAGGCGGTCGCGGACCTGCTGGGGCGGGGCGGCTATATCGCGCAGGATGTGGGGGTGATCGGCTTTCACGGGCATACCGTGGCGCATCGGCCTGAACGGGGGTGGACCTGGCAGATCGGCGATGGCGCGGCGCTGGCCGGGGCGTTCGGGATAGCGGTGGTGGGCGACCTGCGCAGCGCGGATGTGGCGGCGGGCGGGCAGGGTGCGCCGTTGATGCCGGTCTATCATCGTGCGCTGGCGGCCGGGTTGGTGCGGCCCGTAGCGGTGCTCAATCTGGGCGGGGTGGCGAACATCACCTTTATCGGGTCGGACGACACGCTGATCGCGTTCGACACCGGCATGGCGAGCGGGCTGATCGACAACTGGATGCAAACGCATGGCGGTGTGGCCTATGATGCTGGCGGCGCCTGCGCGGCGCGGGGACGGGTGGACGATGCGCGGCTGGCGGCGATGATGGCCGATCCCTGGTTCGCAGCGCCCCCGCCCAAGAGCATCGATCGCGAGCAATATAGTATCGATGCGGTACAGGACATGAGCCTGGAGGATGGCGCGGCGACATTGACGGCGTTCACGGCGGCGGCGGTGGCGCGGGGGGTGGATCATCTGCCCGAGCGCCCAGCGCGCATCTATGCGGCAGGCGGCGGACGGCATAATGCGACGTTGATGGCGATGCTGGCAGAGCGGACCGGGGCGGCGATGCTGCCGGTAGATGGGCTGGGCTGGGACGGCGACGCGCTGGAGGCGCAGGGTTTTGCCTATATGGCAGTGCGGCATCTGGCAGGCTTGCCGATCAGCTTTCCCGGCACGACCGGTGGGTCCGCGCCGATGACGGGCGGGGTGCTGTATCGGGCGTGA